One window from the genome of Artemia franciscana chromosome 12, ASM3288406v1, whole genome shotgun sequence encodes:
- the LOC136034119 gene encoding probable Bax inhibitor 1, with protein sequence VTLETDQSKHNGASFVKNMEQFKRNFNSHLEESIRKHLVNVYTTLSMSTVACILGTYIQLLREIVTPEVGALFAFISLFGFVFVGSTKQMFGIRLSMLLVCSFSFGVSLAPVIQFVLLFNDPTIITTALAGTALIFIGFSLCSILSPSGKWLFLGAPLSTYLLSVTLLRLFMGGNFVLEMYIGLGVFCAYILYDTQLIIERKRMGEGDVLSHSLILFLDLVNVFVELLRILKDKDNKKKKSK encoded by the coding sequence GTAACTTTGGAGACTGATCAGAGCAAACATAATGGGGCATCTTTTGTGAAAAACATGGAACAATTCAAGCGAAACTTTAACTCCCACCTTGAGGAATCAATTCGCAAACATCTAGTTAATGTATATACCACCCTTTCCATGTCAACTGTCGCGTGTATCCTCGGCACATACATCCAGTTGTTGAGAGAAATCGTCACACCGGAGGTTGGTGCTTTGTTTGCTTTCATTTCACTCTTTGGATTTGTGTTTGTGGGTTCAACAAAACAAATGTTTGGGATAAGACTATCAATGCTCTTGGTCTGCAGCTTTTCATTTGGAGTGAGCTTGGCCCCTGTTATCCAGTTTGTTTTGCTGTTCAATGATCCCACCATTATCACAACGGCTCTTGCTGGAACTGCGTTGATCTTTATTGGATTTAGTCTCTGCTCTATCTTGTCACCAAGTGGCAAGTGGCTTTTTCTAGGAGCCCCTCTTTCAACCTACCTTCTATCAGTAACTTTGTTGAGACTGTTCATGGGAGGAAATTTTGTGCTGGAAATGTACATAGGCCTTGGCGTATTTTGTGCTTACATTTTGTATGATACTCAGCTGATAATTGAGAGGAAACGCATGGGAGAAGGGGATGTTTTGTCTCACAGTTTGATACTCTTCCTTGACCTCGTGAATGTCTTCGTCGAACTCCTCCGTATTTTGAAAGACAAGGacaataagaagaagaagagtaaGTAA